In the genome of Nocardioides marmoribigeumensis, one region contains:
- a CDS encoding NUDIX hydrolase, with product MPKPTPLLMTVDVVALSVRPDDGLCALAVRRGSEPHKGRWALPGGFVDKDEPLDKAAARELGEETGVSPRSLELHQVGAYGAPKRDPRGRVVSLAWLTALPASTEVAGGDDATDARWFPVADLLKPRKLAFDHATILKDALALAGRELEDSSFGTRFLPRAFTVSDLREVYEAVWEQELDAGNFQRKVTGVPGLLKPTGRTVQRGRGRPAALYTAGSATTISPPLTRVG from the coding sequence ATGCCGAAGCCCACGCCGCTGTTGATGACCGTCGACGTCGTCGCCCTCTCGGTGCGGCCCGACGACGGGCTGTGCGCCCTCGCGGTCCGACGCGGATCCGAGCCCCACAAGGGTCGGTGGGCGCTTCCCGGTGGGTTCGTCGACAAGGACGAGCCGCTCGACAAGGCAGCGGCACGTGAGCTGGGCGAGGAGACCGGCGTCTCGCCGAGGTCGCTCGAGCTGCACCAGGTCGGGGCCTACGGCGCCCCCAAGCGCGACCCGCGCGGCCGGGTGGTCTCGCTCGCGTGGCTCACCGCGCTCCCCGCGAGCACCGAGGTGGCCGGCGGCGACGACGCGACCGACGCCCGGTGGTTCCCGGTCGCCGACCTGCTCAAGCCGCGCAAGCTGGCCTTCGACCACGCCACGATCCTCAAGGACGCGCTGGCCCTGGCCGGACGTGAGCTCGAGGACTCCTCGTTCGGCACCCGCTTCCTGCCGCGCGCGTTCACGGTCAGCGACCTGCGCGAGGTCTACGAGGCGGTCTGGGAGCAGGAGCTCGACGCCGGCAACTTCCAGCGCAAGGTGACCGGGGTCCCGGGGCTGCTCAAGCCGACCGGCCGCACGGTCCAGCGCGGCCGCGGGCGCCCGGCGGCGCTCTACACCGCGGGCAGCGCCACCACCATCAGCCCACCCCTCACCCGGGTCGGCTGA
- a CDS encoding TetR/AcrR family transcriptional regulator, giving the protein MTRTRLSPVERRAQLLDLGMVLLAERGLDDLSIDVLAEHAGISRGLLYHYFSDKRDFHLAVLRRMSEEVVAITAPPTGGTPMTRMMASLEAYVGFVGTNRAAYASFLRAARSGDAEFHQIYEESRTALLDRIFEVSDAEELAALGLYDDPRGHLLVRGWSALVEETVMAWLEDPAGLSREELLTLLTAALPGITLAVQPTPR; this is encoded by the coding sequence ATGACCCGGACCCGCCTCAGCCCCGTCGAGCGCCGCGCGCAGCTGCTCGACCTCGGCATGGTGCTGCTCGCCGAGCGGGGCCTGGACGACCTGTCGATCGACGTGCTGGCCGAGCACGCCGGCATCTCCCGCGGGCTGCTCTACCACTACTTCTCCGACAAGCGGGACTTCCACCTCGCGGTCCTGCGGCGGATGTCGGAGGAGGTCGTCGCGATCACCGCGCCGCCGACCGGGGGCACGCCGATGACCCGCATGATGGCCTCGCTCGAGGCCTACGTCGGCTTCGTGGGCACCAACCGCGCGGCCTACGCCTCGTTCCTCCGCGCGGCCCGCAGCGGCGACGCCGAGTTCCACCAGATCTACGAGGAGTCGCGCACCGCGCTGCTCGACCGCATCTTCGAGGTCAGCGACGCCGAGGAGCTCGCCGCCCTCGGGCTGTACGACGACCCGCGCGGCCACCTGCTCGTGCGCGGCTGGAGCGCGCTGGTCGAGGAGACGGTGATGGCGTGGCTGGAGGACCCGGCCGGCCTCTCGCGCGAGGAGCTGCTCACGCTGCTGACCGCGGCGCTGCCCGGCATCACCCTGGCTGTGCAGCCGACGCCCAGGTGA